Proteins from a single region of Verrucosispora sp. NA02020:
- a CDS encoding ABC transporter permease, whose protein sequence is MTTRVDRTTARPRGHGVAHRVASSFLYALGLPFLLLVLWGAASTVSTNRFFPGPLTILEAFRETWIGPAFVHDVLPSLYRLALGIAASIVIGVALGTLIGLFRWLSELLEPLLEFFRAIPPPVLIPVMMLLLGITDTMKVVVIVSGAVWPILLNTIDGVRATDSVMSETADSFRITWWERLRFLVLPAASPRIMAGVRQGLSVALILMVISEMFASSAGLGYRIAYFQRNYLIAEMWSGILLLGLVGVLLAATFGVVERRVLRWYHGIREVNRA, encoded by the coding sequence ATGACCACGCGTGTCGACCGGACCACCGCCCGGCCGCGCGGGCACGGTGTCGCCCACCGTGTCGCGTCGAGCTTCCTCTATGCGCTCGGGCTGCCCTTCCTGCTCCTGGTGCTCTGGGGCGCGGCGTCGACCGTGTCGACGAACCGGTTCTTCCCCGGCCCGCTCACCATTCTCGAGGCGTTCCGGGAGACCTGGATCGGCCCGGCGTTCGTCCACGACGTGCTGCCCAGCCTCTATCGGCTCGCCCTCGGGATCGCCGCCTCGATCGTGATCGGCGTCGCCCTCGGCACGCTCATCGGACTGTTCCGGTGGCTGAGCGAACTGCTGGAACCGCTGCTGGAGTTCTTCCGGGCCATCCCACCGCCGGTGCTGATCCCGGTGATGATGCTGCTGCTGGGCATCACCGACACGATGAAGGTGGTGGTCATCGTCTCCGGCGCCGTCTGGCCGATCCTGCTGAACACCATCGACGGTGTCCGGGCCACCGACAGCGTCATGTCCGAGACCGCCGACTCCTTCCGGATCACCTGGTGGGAGCGGCTGCGGTTCCTCGTGCTGCCGGCGGCGAGCCCGCGCATCATGGCCGGTGTCCGGCAGGGGCTCTCGGTGGCGCTCATCCTGATGGTGATCTCGGAGATGTTCGCCTCGTCCGCCGGGCTGGGCTACCGGATCGCGTACTTCCAGCGGAACTACCTCATCGCCGAGATGTGGAGCGGCATCCTCCTGCTCGGACTCGTCGGCGTCCTGCTCGCCGCGACCTTCGGTGTCGTCGAACGGCGGGTGCTGCGTTGGTACCACGGAATCAGGGAGGTCAACCGTGCCTGA
- a CDS encoding ABC transporter ATP-binding protein, which translates to MPDRNMLLKVEHLRKVYESASGDVEAIGDVSFTMAAGELVCVVGPSGCGKTTLLKCLAGLLRPTSGLVEMHEAPVTGPSPAMAVVFQEYGRSLYPWLTVRGNVELPLRHKKLSRAARERLVTDAIEAVGLGHAARSHPWQLSGGMQQRVAIARAVAYEPEVLIMDEPFAAVDAQTRADLEDLVRELHATRKISIVFVTHDIDESVYLGERVLVLSKSPTWVQEDLAIDLPPERDQITTRALPRFTELRTHVYDQIRRAKGAQTVAP; encoded by the coding sequence GTGCCTGACCGGAACATGTTGCTGAAGGTGGAGCACCTGCGGAAGGTGTACGAGTCCGCGTCCGGGGACGTCGAGGCGATCGGTGACGTCAGCTTCACCATGGCCGCCGGTGAGTTGGTCTGCGTCGTCGGCCCGTCCGGCTGCGGCAAGACCACGCTGCTGAAGTGCCTGGCCGGGCTGCTGCGACCGACCAGCGGGCTGGTCGAGATGCACGAGGCGCCGGTGACCGGCCCGAGTCCCGCCATGGCCGTCGTCTTCCAGGAGTACGGCCGCAGCCTCTACCCGTGGCTGACCGTGCGGGGCAACGTCGAACTGCCGTTGCGCCACAAGAAGTTGTCCCGGGCGGCGCGCGAGCGGCTCGTCACCGACGCCATCGAGGCGGTGGGCCTCGGGCACGCCGCCCGCAGCCACCCCTGGCAGCTCTCCGGCGGGATGCAGCAGCGGGTGGCGATCGCCCGCGCGGTCGCGTACGAGCCGGAGGTGTTGATCATGGACGAGCCGTTCGCCGCAGTCGACGCCCAGACGCGCGCGGACCTGGAAGACCTGGTGCGCGAGTTGCACGCGACCCGCAAGATATCGATCGTCTTCGTCACGCACGACATCGACGAGTCGGTCTACCTGGGCGAACGGGTTCTAGTATTGTCCAAGTCGCCGACCTGGGTGCAGGAGGATCTCGCCATCGACCTGCCGCCGGAGCGTGACCAGATCACGACTCGCGCGCTACCCCGCTTCACGGAGCTGCGGACCCACGTCTACGACCAGATCCGGCGCGCCAAGGGCGCCCAGACCGTCGCCCCGTGA
- a CDS encoding PaaX family transcriptional regulator C-terminal domain-containing protein: protein MRSRQPKQLLLAFFGEHVVDDEPGPVRASVLIGVLEGAGVAAPATRATLDRLVQTGILARSKSGREIQFSLTEHGVAVLREATERVRGPRPFDPQGTGWTLVTFTIPEGQRTLRHRLRSTLTWEGFAPLRDGLWLAPGEVDLAGSLEPLCQDLPPNTVIAFHARELAGFPIAESVRAAWDIEAIRREHLAFIEVWDDPDAATQAPSALTVRTMLVADWLALLRADPRLPREFMDAQWPAARSTQVYRRMHERLADASAAEFAALVTTRAATTRRTGSAGPPSAPSPTRSAAVRSR, encoded by the coding sequence GTGCGCAGTCGTCAGCCGAAGCAACTGCTGCTCGCGTTCTTCGGTGAACACGTCGTCGACGACGAGCCGGGGCCGGTGCGCGCCAGTGTCCTGATCGGGGTGCTGGAGGGGGCCGGCGTGGCCGCCCCGGCGACGCGGGCCACCCTCGACCGACTCGTGCAGACCGGCATCCTCGCCCGCAGCAAGAGCGGCCGGGAGATCCAGTTCTCGTTGACCGAGCACGGCGTGGCGGTGCTGCGCGAGGCGACCGAGCGGGTCCGTGGCCCGCGCCCGTTCGACCCGCAGGGCACCGGCTGGACCCTCGTCACGTTCACCATCCCGGAGGGGCAGCGGACCCTGCGTCACCGGCTGCGCTCCACGCTGACCTGGGAGGGCTTCGCGCCGCTGCGCGACGGGCTGTGGCTGGCACCCGGCGAGGTCGACCTCGCCGGATCGCTGGAGCCGTTGTGCCAGGACCTGCCGCCGAACACGGTGATCGCCTTCCACGCCCGCGAACTGGCCGGGTTCCCGATCGCCGAGAGCGTCCGGGCGGCCTGGGACATCGAGGCGATCCGGCGCGAACACCTGGCCTTCATCGAGGTGTGGGACGACCCGGACGCGGCGACGCAGGCGCCCAGCGCGCTGACCGTCCGCACGATGCTGGTGGCGGACTGGCTCGCGTTGCTGCGCGCCGACCCGCGACTTCCGCGCGAGTTCATGGACGCGCAGTGGCCGGCGGCCCGGTCGACGCAGGTCTATCGGCGGATGCACGAGCGGCTGGCCGACGCCTCGGCCGCCGAGTTCGCCGCGCTGGTCACCACTCGCGCTGCCACCACCCGCCGAACCGGCTCCGCAGGTCCGCCTTCCGCACCTTCCCCGACGCGGTCCGCGGCAGTTCGTTCACGATGA
- a CDS encoding long-chain fatty acid--CoA ligase — MHHQGIGGWLAKRRLKSPEKIALVHGEQATMTYRQLADATDGVAAALRHLGVGKGDTVAYLGENSPEFLQVMFGVTRLGAAFVPVNTRLATPEITHVLSDSGARVLIHDPEFAARVASVAAASRPAHVVPTGPGSAETPGLSRLAATAPRDDTPVRVTMRDPAAIVYTSGTTGRAKGAVLTHGNLTWTALNCIVDYDVVSTDIALMISPLFHVASLGMGALPVILKGGTLVLEKGFEPGRALAQIARHGVTMLSGVPTTFQLMADHPDWASTDLSTLGKLTCGGSAVPVRVLNAYEERGLSFSQGYGMTEASPGATSLPPTMTRAKQGSVGLPHFFTEVRVADENGGAAPAGSIGEIEIAGPNVFRGYHRMPEATAGAFTTDGWFRSGDLGYLDDDGYLHVAGRLKDMIISGGENIYPAEVEVLLGEIDGVTGVAVIGVPDERWGEVPWAIMTIREGAAVDVDTVRDFLNGKVARYKLPKNVVIVNELPRTASGKVRKADLRSRFGGWWQREW, encoded by the coding sequence ATGCACCACCAAGGGATCGGCGGCTGGCTGGCCAAGCGCCGACTCAAGTCACCGGAGAAGATCGCGCTCGTCCACGGCGAGCAGGCGACCATGACGTACCGGCAGCTCGCCGACGCCACGGACGGCGTCGCGGCGGCGTTGCGGCACCTCGGCGTCGGCAAGGGCGACACGGTCGCGTACCTGGGTGAGAACAGCCCCGAGTTCCTCCAGGTGATGTTCGGCGTCACCCGGCTGGGTGCCGCCTTCGTGCCGGTCAACACCCGGCTGGCGACCCCCGAGATCACCCACGTGCTCAGCGACAGCGGTGCGCGGGTGCTGATCCACGATCCCGAGTTCGCCGCCCGGGTGGCCTCGGTCGCGGCGGCGTCCCGCCCGGCGCACGTGGTGCCGACCGGCCCGGGGAGCGCCGAGACTCCGGGTTTGTCCCGGCTGGCCGCCACGGCACCCCGGGACGACACGCCGGTCCGGGTGACGATGCGGGACCCGGCCGCGATCGTCTACACCTCGGGCACGACCGGTCGCGCCAAGGGTGCCGTGCTGACCCACGGCAACCTGACCTGGACGGCGCTGAACTGCATCGTCGACTACGACGTGGTGTCGACCGACATCGCCCTGATGATCTCGCCGCTGTTCCACGTCGCCTCGCTCGGCATGGGCGCGCTGCCGGTCATCCTCAAGGGCGGCACCCTGGTGCTGGAGAAGGGTTTCGAGCCGGGACGCGCGCTCGCCCAGATCGCCCGGCACGGCGTCACCATGCTCAGCGGCGTGCCGACCACCTTCCAGCTCATGGCCGACCACCCGGACTGGGCCTCCACCGACCTGTCCACGCTGGGCAAGCTCACCTGCGGCGGCTCGGCCGTGCCCGTCCGGGTGCTGAACGCGTACGAGGAGCGGGGTCTGTCGTTCTCGCAGGGGTACGGCATGACCGAGGCGTCACCGGGGGCCACCTCGCTGCCGCCGACCATGACCCGCGCGAAGCAGGGCAGCGTGGGCCTGCCGCACTTCTTCACCGAGGTACGGGTCGCCGACGAGAACGGCGGCGCGGCTCCCGCCGGCAGCATCGGCGAGATCGAGATAGCCGGTCCGAACGTGTTCCGTGGCTACCACCGGATGCCCGAGGCGACGGCCGGGGCGTTCACCACGGACGGCTGGTTCCGCTCCGGCGACCTCGGCTACCTGGACGACGACGGCTACCTGCACGTCGCGGGCCGCCTCAAAGACATGATCATCTCGGGTGGGGAGAACATCTACCCGGCCGAGGTCGAGGTGCTGCTCGGCGAGATCGACGGGGTGACCGGCGTGGCGGTCATCGGCGTCCCGGACGAGCGCTGGGGCGAGGTGCCCTGGGCGATCATGACGATCCGCGAGGGCGCCGCCGTCGACGTCGACACCGTCCGCGACTTCCTGAACGGCAAGGTGGCCCGCTACAAGCTGCCCAAGAACGTGGTCATCGTGAACGAACTGCCGCGGACCGCGTCGGGGAAGGTGCGGAAGGCGGACCTGCGGAGCCGGTTCGGCGGGTGGTGGCAGCGCGAGTGGTGA
- a CDS encoding MaoC family dehydratase — MTTTIAYDQLAGLGGTDLGQTEYRTVTQDQIDLFADATDDHQWIHVDPERAKDGPFGAPIAHGFLTLSLAVPFWTELLDVTGVSTKVNYGLDKVRFPAPVRVGSRVRMRAVVAEVTEVAGGYQIAVDQTIEIDGGGKPAVVARGIYRFYA; from the coding sequence GTGACCACCACCATCGCCTACGACCAGCTCGCCGGCCTCGGCGGCACCGACCTCGGGCAGACCGAGTACCGCACGGTCACCCAGGACCAGATCGACCTGTTCGCCGACGCGACCGACGACCACCAGTGGATCCACGTCGATCCGGAACGGGCCAAGGACGGCCCGTTCGGCGCGCCGATCGCCCACGGCTTCCTCACCCTTTCCCTCGCCGTGCCGTTCTGGACCGAGCTGCTCGACGTGACCGGTGTGTCCACGAAGGTGAACTACGGCCTGGACAAGGTGCGCTTCCCGGCACCGGTGCGGGTCGGGTCACGGGTCCGGATGCGGGCCGTCGTCGCCGAGGTCACCGAGGTGGCGGGCGGCTACCAGATCGCCGTCGACCAGACCATCGAGATCGACGGCGGCGGCAAGCCCGCAGTCGTCGCCCGGGGGATCTACCGCTTCTACGCCTGA
- a CDS encoding amidohydrolase family protein produces MYQPAIDLDAVTAIDMHVHIEIDDHGHASLPDPLVAAASKYFRTDGPRPAVDAVAQYYRERNMAAVVFSVDARTQLAHPPLSSADIARAAAQHADVLVPFGSVDPRTGEAALELAARLIEDEGVRGFKFHPTVQGFDPSHEEYAPLWGLIEQAGLPALFHTGQTGIGAGLPGGYGFRLGLSNPMLLDPVAAEFPDLQIIMAHPSVPWQDEALSVATHKPNTWIDLSGWSPKYFPAELVRHANSILKNRVLFGTDYPLLTPDRWLRDVASTDLKPDVLPGILKDNAARLLRLAG; encoded by the coding sequence ATGTACCAGCCCGCGATCGACCTGGACGCCGTCACCGCGATCGACATGCACGTGCACATCGAGATCGACGACCACGGCCACGCCTCGCTGCCCGATCCGCTCGTCGCCGCCGCCTCGAAGTACTTCCGCACCGACGGCCCGCGTCCGGCGGTGGACGCGGTCGCGCAGTACTACCGCGAACGGAACATGGCCGCCGTGGTGTTCAGCGTCGACGCGCGGACGCAGCTGGCGCACCCGCCGCTGTCCAGCGCCGACATCGCCCGCGCCGCCGCCCAGCACGCCGACGTGCTCGTGCCGTTCGGCTCGGTCGACCCGCGCACCGGCGAGGCGGCCCTGGAACTCGCCGCCCGGCTGATCGAGGACGAGGGCGTACGCGGGTTCAAGTTCCACCCCACCGTGCAGGGTTTCGACCCGAGCCACGAGGAGTACGCGCCGCTGTGGGGACTGATCGAGCAGGCGGGACTGCCGGCGTTGTTCCACACCGGGCAGACCGGCATCGGCGCGGGACTGCCCGGCGGCTACGGCTTCCGGCTCGGGCTGTCCAACCCGATGCTGCTCGACCCGGTCGCCGCCGAGTTCCCGGACCTCCAGATCATCATGGCCCACCCGTCGGTGCCCTGGCAGGACGAGGCGCTGTCGGTGGCGACGCACAAGCCGAACACCTGGATCGACCTGTCCGGCTGGAGCCCGAAGTACTTCCCGGCCGAGCTGGTGCGCCACGCCAACTCGATCCTCAAGAACCGGGTGCTCTTCGGCACCGACTACCCGCTGCTCACCCCGGACCGCTGGCTGCGGGACGTGGCGAGCACCGACCTCAAGCCCGACGTGCTGCCCGGCATCCTGAAGGACAACGCCGCCCGGCTGCTGCGCCTGGCCGGATGA
- a CDS encoding SDR family NAD(P)-dependent oxidoreductase — protein sequence MSLDGKVAIVTGAGRGLGLAYARQLAAQGAAVVVNDVDEQATADAVAAIRAAGGRAVAVVAPVGPTETAQALVAAAVESFGRLDVLVTNAGVLRDTVLWKMTDEDFDTVIGVHLRGTFTTVREAVRHMRQAGEGGRIICIGSPTGQRGTFGQTNYAAAKAGIVGMVRTWALELKRAGITVNAVVPVAATAMTATVPYFAAAVRAEAAGEPMPAFFRHDLGFGTSDDVAGLVAFLGSDSAAEVTGQVIGVGGDRIQIWTHPEVALTAHHEGGWSYDALVAAWPTEFAAASQSVGERFPELPEEFRDTAS from the coding sequence ATGTCCCTGGACGGCAAAGTCGCAATCGTCACCGGAGCCGGACGCGGTCTCGGCCTCGCCTACGCACGGCAGTTGGCCGCGCAGGGCGCCGCGGTCGTGGTCAACGACGTGGACGAGCAGGCGACCGCCGACGCCGTCGCGGCGATCCGGGCGGCCGGCGGACGCGCCGTCGCCGTGGTCGCACCGGTCGGTCCGACCGAGACCGCACAGGCCCTGGTCGCCGCCGCCGTCGAGAGCTTCGGCCGACTGGACGTCCTGGTCACCAACGCCGGGGTGCTGCGCGACACGGTGCTCTGGAAGATGACCGACGAGGACTTCGACACCGTGATCGGGGTGCACCTGCGGGGCACCTTCACCACCGTGCGCGAGGCCGTGCGGCACATGCGCCAGGCCGGCGAGGGCGGGCGGATCATCTGCATCGGCTCCCCCACCGGCCAACGCGGCACCTTCGGCCAGACCAACTACGCCGCCGCCAAGGCGGGCATCGTCGGCATGGTCCGGACCTGGGCGTTGGAGCTCAAGCGAGCCGGCATCACGGTCAACGCCGTCGTCCCGGTCGCCGCGACCGCGATGACCGCCACGGTCCCCTACTTCGCCGCCGCGGTACGCGCCGAGGCCGCCGGGGAGCCGATGCCCGCCTTCTTCCGGCACGACCTCGGGTTCGGCACCTCCGACGACGTGGCCGGGCTGGTCGCCTTCCTCGGCTCCGACAGCGCCGCCGAGGTGACCGGCCAGGTGATCGGCGTGGGCGGCGACCGGATCCAGATCTGGACCCACCCGGAGGTCGCGCTGACCGCCCACCACGAGGGCGGTTGGTCCTACGACGCGCTGGTCGCCGCGTGGCCGACCGAGTTCGCCGCTGCGTCGCAGAGCGTCGGCGAGCGCTTCCCGGAGCTGCCCGAGGAGTTCCGCGACACCGCCTCCTGA
- a CDS encoding MarR family winged helix-turn-helix transcriptional regulator has protein sequence MPPPERARPAGGLRDSVLGRDLSFLLVRANALTLAAANAALAEHGLKARSYSVLALAADDTRPTQRELAEFLRLDPSQVVALIDDLERRGLVERRTDPADRRANVLVATDEGRELFARAQSSAHAVELGLLAAVTPEDHARLAQLLRLLAFPD, from the coding sequence GTGCCCCCTCCCGAGAGAGCCCGACCGGCCGGCGGCCTGCGGGACAGCGTGCTCGGCCGGGATCTGAGCTTCCTGCTGGTGCGCGCCAACGCGCTCACCCTCGCCGCGGCCAACGCCGCCCTGGCCGAGCACGGACTGAAGGCCCGCTCGTACTCGGTGCTCGCGCTGGCCGCCGACGACACCCGGCCCACCCAGCGGGAGCTGGCCGAGTTCCTCCGGCTGGACCCGAGCCAGGTGGTGGCGCTCATCGACGACCTGGAGAGACGCGGTCTGGTCGAGCGCCGCACCGACCCCGCCGACCGGCGCGCCAACGTCCTGGTCGCCACCGACGAGGGGCGCGAGCTGTTCGCCCGCGCCCAGTCCTCCGCGCACGCCGTGGAGCTGGGCCTGCTGGCCGCGGTCACCCCCGAGGACCACGCCCGGCTGGCGCAACTGCTGCGCCTGCTGGCCTTTCCAGACTGA